A stretch of DNA from Esox lucius isolate fEsoLuc1 chromosome 18, fEsoLuc1.pri, whole genome shotgun sequence:
gaactacacggcaggacctggtcaatgacctgaagagagctgggaccacagtctcaaagaaaaccattagtaacacactacgccgtcatggattaaaatcctgcagcgtccccctgctcaagccagcgcatgtccaggcccatctgaagtttgctaatgaccatctggatgatccagaggaggaatgggagaaggtcatgtggtctgatgagacaaaaatagatatttCTCGTCTAAAATCCactcgcagtgtttggaggaagaagaaggatacaaccccaagaacaccatcccaacatcattctttggggatgcttttgtgcaaaggggacaggacgactgcacagtattgaggggaggatgggtggggccatgtattgcgagatcttggccaacaacagcttccctcagtaagagcattgaagatgtgtcgtggctgggtcttccagcatgacaacgacccaaaacccacagccagggcaactatggagtggctccgtaagaagcatctcaaggtcctggagtggcctagccagtctccagacctgaacccaatagaaaatctatggagggagctgaaagtctgtattgcccagcgacagccccgaaacctaaaggatctggagaaggtctgtatggaggagtgggccaaaatccctgctgcagtgtgtgcaaacctggtcaagaaaatatttattttcggcttaatgtagctgctgaaggttgtagccatcaaagtttttgtctatcctgacccaaaaagaatgcacggatgcgtacatcAAAAATCCAccattttaggcttactataacacagctactgaaggttgtgcGCTAATGAGAATTttatctatccagaacaaatcctaatgcataatttgctttgactgtaatGAGATTTGAACACAGGACCTTTTGGTTGcaggtctgtgtctctaaccactaccctaTTTAACAGGGTTCAGTCCCTCGGTCGgtcagtcattcactcagagacattcgctcgtcttggccagctctgcttacCTGGTCCGGCAAAAACGTATTAGCCAATTTACCACCCCATTGGAGTGTCAACTAAGTAAAGTGCTGTAGAGTGGAGGAAATATGGAGGAAATGCACATCTTATTACAGGCTAATAAGTAGCTTAATTTACAAAGACTGTCTCAGTATTCCGTTACAAATCTGTATGCCTCTGCATTTCGGACTACTAGGAGAACTTGACTGTTGTCTGATTATTGGCTAATCTTCAATTAATCTTGGTGAAGACCTTTGATTTAACAGGAACTTAAAGACACTAGTCAGGCCAAGGGCAAATCAGGCACTCCAGAAATTCTGAGGTCATGACTCGCACCCCTTCCCCAttacagcaaaaatataatcAGTTTCAAAGTATGTTGAATGCATGATCTCTTGATGAAACATTATCTTTAATGATTTATAGCCTGTATGATTTAAATGATACATTTACACACTTAAAGAACTGCTAATGCTAATTGCTCATTTGAATTAttactaaattattattttaatctaCTTTCcacatgtaaaaacaaaacaccaagAAAGAATATAGAGAACTTCATCTTGCATCATCAATTGTAGATATCGGCCTGAGTGGGGCACTAGTGAACCAGCCTGCAGATACTGATTTAGAAGATCAGCAACTCTGTTAGTAACTTAATCGCGGTTCATAGTTGTAGAAAATAACCAGCCCACAAAGGTTGCATCTTGTGTGAGtttgtataaaatgttattaaaataacaGCTATTATGTAATCCATTGAACCAGCATTCTTTCTGTGAAGGTTTAATTACCATACAGAAATAGTGACTAAATGTATTCACTGcaattttaatgaattaatgaataaaCTTTATCATCAAATTCACTGAGGGGAGATGGGGTTTATCAGCCTTCATATTGCATGGGATTAGTGCAAGTTAGTTAGGTTAATTATTACAGAATATCAGTTATTATTTGGTCTTTCATATCACTTGCACTTCTAAAGCCACTAACAAAGTTCTGCAAGGTGATCAATTCAGGGTAAAACATATCAAAGGACATTGCAAATACAAAGCAGtaccatttaaaatacaacaccTATTTAACTACCCACAACATTTTCCCAAATCCACCATCATTTACAGTATACTGCATTAAATTACTCCCCAGTATTTAGTACATTATTACTCACTTGGCTTTGGTTTCACTTCAgactttacagtttttctcagtcgcTTTGGTACATTTCTCGAATCGTACTTGAGCAAACCAGTAAGTGCATTTCTTGAAACAATTTGTACAAACAGCAGCACACAATGGATCACTTGCTAAAGCCTGGAACTTAGTCCATCTCTCAAAGGTAAATATTTATGTCAGGGAACATATCAGTGCCATAAGAAAGATCTTGTGTCATTGTTCACAAACAAGATAGTCAAAATGCTTAGCCATGTTGTCAATATAACAGTGATCTGTGCAAGTATTTTCTGGTGTAAACTTTGCCTATGGTATTGATGACAATGATTGGAAATGCACAAGGCTTCACAATGTCAACAGTACAAAGTTACATATTACTCTATGTGGGATATTGAGTACAACAGATTGGACTGGATTCACATTTATGATTTTTCTGTTGGTCTgtcaacaaattacagtacaatgtCATTGcgaaacagaaaagaaaaagacaagatTATTTTATAGCAAAAAGGAAAACCATAATTAGCAAGTTCAGCTTAGGAAACACCCCCTAGGCAGAACCGTACATGCAGCGCTGTATGGGGCGCTGTCTTTCTACATCTCCTGATGTCCCGGTCTGTTGGGCCACagattctcatccacatcacaacaGATATCTTCCCTTGCAGCACGGAAATGATCTCTTCCAGTGTCTTATCCAGCATCTGCAGGCATCTACTATGATGTCCTCACATACTGCATCCATGGCAGCTAGGAGGGTTATCTAACTATTGGCTGAGTACAGAAAATGTGATTGACTGAATGAAAGGCTGCCCAGTAGCCTGCTACTGCTACAATATCCAACTCAAAATAAGAAGAATGGCCATAGTAACCAATGCTACAGTGATTCACAACAAAATAGTGAACTTATAGTTACATAGTAACACTGAAAGGATTATCATACTATAATTTTGCATTGTAGTTTTAGGCAGTGGCTTTAATAAACCTGCAGTAATAGTTTCACAAAATGTCTTTAccaaaaactattattttagGCTCACACAAAGCCAATTCATCTCCTGTCCACAAATTGGAAGGCTGCACCTCTCCTCTATCTGGATAAAAGTACCATGGCAAAAATTACCTTTCGATTACCAGGTGGCTAAAATTACCTTTTCAGTTTATTCCGgtaattattgtttgttttatatttgtaattcaacaatttgctgattttatttatcattttgACAGTATAGACTTCTTTTGTTGATCAAAGTCAAAAacttgtaattacatttattttgatttcatgttgtaacacaataaaatgtggaaaagttcaACTGAGGTGAATACCTTTGGAGAGGCAcggtatatttattttatttataatgccttattacaattattataatatgtGATGTCTGTAAGTAGCAATCATTTAACAGTTAGCTTTTAGTCAAAAGATactgatacattttataattcttCATGTCTGCATCCCAGAAGACTTCCGCAACTTCACTAGGGGTGTTGTCAGGTTGAGTCTAGAACTTAGCAGCTATGGTAGAATTAACAAGTATGACAGTGAAAATACATGGTTGAACAACTCGCACTGCAAGTGTGCATGCTGAGATGCATACACTCATACATGGAACCCAGTTGCAGCCATGTTCCAAAACATTGTTAACAGGAGCTTGACAGCTAATTCTCAGACGGTCTGTCCAGTGCCGCAGTTCCCAATCTAATCACCAGCGACACGCCACTCTTGTCATCCGTCAAGCTCTGACGaacgtcagaccttacactctGCCTGCCCTCCTCTAGAGTATCCCCACGCGAAGGTGAATCTGGTTGAGCAGAGCAGCAGATTATCCCCTTGAGCTGGCGAACCTCACTTCTGAAGGAGCGTCTGAAGATGTAATAGATAAAGGGGTTGTAGGCGGTGGAGCCCTTTGCAAACAGGCAAGGCAGCATGGAAACTATGGGGGCCAGGCTGTCCTTGGTATGGAACATTCTCCAGAAGCTGAGCACCACGTAGGGAGACCATGCCACAACAAATCCAGAGCTTATGAACACCGCCATCTGGGATGaagtgaaaagaggagagaaacaaATAGCTTATGGGACATTCTACCAGAAATGTTCATTACCTATCCTGGAATTGTTAGTGAATAAAACTTGTAAAATCAAAATGTCTAAAATTGATTAGATGGTTGATTCCTGTGAGTTCTGTAAAGGAATGTGTCATTCATTAAGTTCTCAGttgttttttactttgtttaaaacacttcaaataattgcaaaatggcCTGTCCTCAGCCAATTTAGAGCTATATCTTTCAGTATTAAGTattaatgtatgttacaagtgggataaataggtATGCGGGTACAAATGCAATTCTAAATTTGTGGAGTAAgatagcatgtgcaactgaaatgcagcaGGGCctccaaaccacactgtggcgcagttgctctcaattgtgcagcggtaaaggTTCACAAGGATCTTCAGCCTCCTAAAAAAAACTGACCAGGGCTGTGattgcagcctttagacttcctgtaatccacaatgagctctttGGTTtactttgcattgagggccaggttgttgtcagcgtaCCATGCCAACGGgaacttgacctcctccctgcaagctgactcatcattgtcactgatcagccTAGCACCGCAAtgtcgtctgcaaacttgacgatgatgttggagctgtgtacaggaacgcagtcgtgggtgaaggaGGAGTActggagggggctcagcatgcagccttgtggaacaccagtgttcagggtggaggaggtgaagttgtctaacctgacagactgttGGTGAGGAAGTTCAAAGTCTatttgcagagagaggggctgatccataggtcatggagtttgttgaccagcctagaggggatgacagtgttgaatgctgagctaaagtctatgaacagcattctcacatttGTCCAGTTGGGTCCCTGCCACATGTGTTGGGATCTGAGTTTTTGTTGATTGCTCCTCAATCCGTGGGTTGGGAGGTTGTCGGAAACAATTATTTCTCTCCTATAAGTGGTTTGGTTAAACATACAAACTTGCAAGATGCCAAGCAGTAACTTCAATAGTTTTGTAGGAGAAGACTTCAAGTTTAAAATGATGCCCTACAGGTATGTGTGCTTCTGGCTATTGTTAGAATTGTCAATTTCAATAATCCAGAGGCAGGCAATTAACATTTATATGAAAAGGATACTGGCTATGTCATTGAACAGGACACATGCTAATGTAATCTCAAAATAGTTAGAGAATTGCTCAGTACCAGGGGCGATTCTAGGGTCAGAGCTGAGCACCCAATGAGACCCACTGCCACCATCCACcctcttttcacacaaaaaccAAAAAATTGGTTCAACAAACTCCAAaatgcagatttattttttatttttttgagacctTTTCAAAGCACCAGCTTAATTGTGAGagttcacacagacagccccctgtaacaaacacaaaaccctCTTCAGGTTTTCCTGACCGTTAACTCCATGTGTTTCCTTTTGTATCAACACTTAAACTTTCTTTTATTGTCTAGTTTGATAGTCAgccacaactgaaaaataacagataTAAATCTAGGAATGAataacaattcatttaaaaagccacagtgaGTGTTTTCACAGATACTGGTATACAGTGATGTTTGTTTTCACCCTGGTCCAAACGCCAGGGCTTCATGTTTCCATGACGACTGACCAGAAAAGTCGCACGTCATGTCATGTTTACATGAGAATCAAATGAACGATAAACTTTAAacaacatagacacacatacgtAATACACTGGTAagcagtttatttttgtttcatgctctagcagttaataaacagaactgcatacatttaaaattaattgGCTGAATCAGTACCTAGCCAAACCATCTTCTATCTGGAATGTTATTCCTGAACTTGTTTTTTCACAACTTGGTGGCATTCATTTTCTCTTATTGTGTAATTATGATGTATCCAAACTCCCTATCAAACTCTCCAACTTTCATCGTCAGGTTCTCTTAGCATGGGCACTAATTTATAAACATAACTTTTCACCACAGAGATGTTTTATTTGGAACAATAAGCACATTTTATTCAAGAATAAGTCTCTATTTTATGACACTTGGTTCAGTAATGGTTTATTTTTGGTAGAGCAGTTGTTTAATAAACAAGGTCTTTTGTTCAgatattctgaatttctttcAGAATACCACATACCAAtaaccccaaaataatttcatactGTAATGGGTGTTATTCCTTCGGGCTTatgtatgctttttaaaaactgtaaatacTCCTCCCCAGTATCTACTATATCCTTTCCTAAACCTTGTGATACTCCTGTGGGTCAAACTTGTTTTTCTCAGTTGAAAgctaaaaactataaaataagaTCTTTATTTCTTAAGAAAAAATGTCTGTTCCTCCTGTTATTTCCTTTTGGAATAATCTGTTTGTTAACCTTAATTGGAAAAATAATCTGGTCTTTACAGCAGAAATTCTTTCTCACAAATGAAGTGAAAGAAATTTCATACACAAGTTCTATCCTGCTAGGAAATGTATACAAAGATTTAAGTCGGATATTGAGCTAACATGCTCTTTTTGTTTGAAGTCTGATGAAACAGTGGTTCATTTTGGTCATGTCACTACACTCAGATGCTTTGGAATGATATTGATGCATTTGTTAAGTGTAAGATTTGGCCAGGCTTCTCAATACATATGAGAAACATTATATTTGGGTACTTTGACTCAGACCCcacaaaagaaaatatctgttttgttattaatttaattattttcctaaGCAAAGATGTATACTTTCTTCTttgttataatttaaaaaaataaacagaacagcATGCGTCTTGCGGAAGAACATTGTAACCGGCGCTACTTCTCTCCGTTTGTGACTATCACCCAGGTCCTGTGCAACTCCACAGCGGCCGCGACCCGCTGGACTAAAATagtcagaaaataaacacttattataGGTGTACCGTGATTCAGGATACTGACTCCAGTACTCACCGATATGGTTTCGGTATCGGAACAACTCTAGGTAAAAGGAAAGAAGTGTGAGACACAACTTTGGAGCAACTAGTTGATTCACAACACTACATAACGGGTTCTCACTCAGCGTGTGTTTCGCGCTGGATGACGGTCGTGCTGAGCGGTGCAGGGACAGAGGAGAAGTAGAAGAAGAGGATGACACCATTTGCTAAGcggggatgttttcattttcatgctTAACACATACACTTTAAACAAAAACTACGGAGtatgttttggacattatttaaccttgtcaaagacgaacaaaaatgttagaataacaacatttcttacTCCAAGTTTTAGGGGCTAGCCTCGCCCATGCTCAGTACATGTGCAAATGTGTTATGGCTTTCACTTCACTCTGAATAAGGAGTAGACTTCTTggattatattttaatttagtacattgttttatttaaaggcTGTTTATCAGTTTTAAAGACAGCATTGTTGAAAAAATGGCGGCATGCTCATTAGAGCGGTGTTACTTGTGATAAATATCTGTTAATCAACTATCTGACAGGATGGCCAGATTTGCACAAAAGAGCTTTTGAGCTGGTATTTAACTGACAAAACCTGTTTGTTTTGTGGTATGTGAAAAATCTAATTATGATTGACCAATTCGAAAAGGCTTATCCAAAATGAGCTCCTGGGTTCTTGCCACAAAGTTAAATAACTATTCagtgttttgagaaatgtttggtggagaaataagctgaatAGAGTGTCACGAACATACATATATGTCTGAAACTGAACTTGTCATGATGTATTGTAACCAATGTcaccaaagcaaaaacaaagcaaTGTATTTTCAGTCAATAATCACTGTGAAGCTGTAtgtcagagacagaaacagagtgaGTGAGTTGTGAAGCTGTCTTTTGTTATTTCATCACTACACTGTTAGCTGTGTATGCAAAACGTTAAAGAGATTAAAACGTTACAGCCCAAATAAAGCACTAGATCTGACTTCCTTTGGACAGGAGTTAAGTGTCACTGCCAGCTGGTTTTGGATCTGACTCAAATAAATGTTCTGCTTCTATAGCTACAAAGCAGGAAACTAAAAGAGGCCTAGCTAGCTGCTCCTGAAGGAAAGAATAGAAAAAATGCAAACATCCCACTGAGCTAAATCATTTGCAAGATGTCTTCTCAACTCTTGATATGACTCATACTGTCGAGTGGAGTTTGGATCGATACACACACTGTTGGCACAGTAGCGTCTAATGCGGAACAGGCACATTTTTGACAAATCGCTGGGCTCTGTTTACAGGGAAGGCCAATGTGTGAAACGTTGAGAGGTGACCGACAGATGACACTGTACGTTCTGTCAACCACTAGACAGACTCATCCGAGGGATAAAACTAATACGTTTACAGTGGTAACCTTGAAGGGGCCAATCATGTCCAAAAACTATAGAGTGTTGATGCCTACAAGAATAGTAAAGTAACATAGCATCCGAGTTGAATAAGCAGCTTGAAATGGTATTACAGGATTAGTCTTGCAGCTTGTGGAGATCCATGTATGCTatgaaacacacatgcacacagacacatgggtGCCAATGATTTGCAAAGGTGACAGGAAGAATTCCACATTGCTCTAGAGCTTCGCTCGACAAATCAATCTGTGGTGGTTTTTGTAGGTACACTACATAAAAACTCTGTcatgttttaaaacagatttcTATTATCATTTAAAGCAGAAAGGAAAAGACAGACTGAGGATTAACATGAGCCTGGAGGTATTCAGTAAACAAAGATTAATGAATTATTAACGTTAAACCCAGCAAcccataaaaaatacaataatcaaAGCTGGGCTTAAACTGCTAGATCCATTTGGGCTTTTTCCGTTAATTTACTGCTGCTGGGTCCCTGAACTGTGTTAATTCTTTGTGTCTTACCCTGTTACTGTAGCTAAAATACTTTGAAGAACTacttaattatttgtttttggtttaCTAGTTGTTTTGGGGAATCTGTACTTGATATAATTATGATATTTTGAATTACTATTCACTAAATTCCTAAAGTAAAGTATGTAGTTTCTACCAAAATACACCTGCGAAAATTGTTTAAAGCTATTCATCTGGGCAGTAAGTTAGTTTATATTCATTCTCACCAGAGTGACCTTCCTATCGATGTGTCCACAGTTGAGGTCGCTGCTCTGGATGGACTGGTAGGCCTTGTGAAGTTTCCAGGCTATGCCAGAATAGGAGAAGAGGATGATGAGGCAGGGAATAAAGGTGCAGAGTATAGACAAAGACATGATGAAGGTAGAGCGGTTCAGAGAGTCCTGGTAGCTGGCCCAGTCCACAGAGCAGGCCACCCCGAAGGGCTCCGGTCCATAGCCACCCCAGCCCATTAGCGGGAAAACAGCCCACAGCACGGAGTATAGCCAAATTCCACTGATGATCATGGTGATGGTATGCCGTTGGAACTTGTTGCCTGGTGGAATGGTAGAGACGGGTAGGATGGAGTGTACATTTAGTTAGCCTAGGGATGGTTCTTTAGGACACTTACAGATGCCGTATCTTTCTTTGAGACAATCTCACAGTGCAGGAAAAGAATcctgcaacaataaaaaaatgtaagtcgTCATATGGATTAAATTAAGGTCACTTTTTGTAGGATTTGGCTGCTACCTTTTTCATTAGCGCAGATTAAGTCTGACATTTTAAACTAGAAACTTTAAAGCCATAGTAGCCATTTTGAAACCTTTTGCATTTTCTGCTCTACAGAATATTTCTTTCAACAACAGCATAATCACATTAAGATACTAAGTCCACTACAGTCTATTACAATAATTTACTAATTAAAAATGTCTGACAGCAagattattgtttttaaaaatttTGTTAGAGCATTTGGGCCAGGAATTCATTGGTGGCAGCCT
This window harbors:
- the opn8a gene encoding opsin 8, group member a, whose protein sequence is MWMRSMEEVNKYSSKLSPLVDYLAGTYLVVIAMLSVIGNAAVLVTAVLRPTSLKAAELLTVNLAVTDIGMALTMYPLSIASLFNHIWIGGDSSCLYYGLMGMIFSTASIITLTVMGLIRYLTIGNPPKTGNKFQRHTITMIISGIWLYSVLWAVFPLMGWGGYGPEPFGVACSVDWASYQDSLNRSTFIMSLSILCTFIPCLIILFSYSGIAWKLHKAYQSIQSSDLNCGHIDRKVTLMAVFISSGFVVAWSPYVVLSFWRMFHTKDSLAPIVSMLPCLFAKGSTAYNPFIYYIFRRSFRSEVRQLKGIICCSAQPDSPSRGDTLEEGRQSVRSDVRQSLTDDKSGVSLVIRLGTAALDRPSEN